The genomic stretch TGATGGGTAATTAGCGATATTTAAACCTCCCAAATGCCACATCAATGCCGCATAAACACATCACATCGTCTTcattcatctcctcctcacctgttcATCCGAGGCTCAAAGGCCTCCACTGTGTTCAGGTAGATGTTCCCGTTGTGACCCCCGACTGCGAACACTCTTCCCATTACAGTGGCCACCCCGACCCCCCCACGCGGTGTGGTCAGCTCGGACACATACTCCCAGCGGTGCATTCGTGGGTCAAAGCGCTCTACAGAGCTCAGGGGTGAATTGTCATCAAAGCCGCCTTTaggggagaaaatgagaggGAGGATTATTCAAAATTGCAAGAAATTTATCTCAAGTGGTTATGTGCAAAATGCTCGAGGGTGATACGGGAGACTGGCATGTGTGATTTTCCtttgaattaaataataagGACACGTGTATCCGTGCAAACAATACGCTCAGGTGTTAACAACAGCTAACAGATTATGTTGTTGATAATGGAGCAGGCACAGGAGAAGATGATTTCCTGGATCCAAACCAAGACACAGCTACTGACCAGGCAAAATGCCACGCTTTAATGAACCTTGAATGACTCTTTAAAATTCAAGTTGTACAATAAAagtctctcacactcacactgttaATCAGTTACCAGATAGCTTTAACTTACTTTAACTTTTGTCTTTCCAGATTCAAAATGAGCACTTCCAGTCACTGCATTACAAGCAAATGTGGACAAAATACATCTTGTACACATCAGTTTATGGTATCAACAGCATCTGGCAACCCAAGTGATCAGATCTGAAGGGACGAATGTTCATTTATTCCTCTCACCCACTACATAGAGGCAGCCATTGAGTTTGCTGACTCCATTTCCAGCCCGTCGCTGGCCCATCTCGCTGACCTCCGTCCACTTGTTGAGGTGTGGGTTAAACCGCTCCACGCTGGACAGGGACGCCACGCCGTCGTTGCCTCCCACTGCGTACACGAAACTCTGGCAAGGAGAGGGTATAAAAAGCAGTGAAGTCCAGAatacatatcatatatatcgGTCACAATTGAAGGACCTTTTGTTTGAAGTCTTACCCCCAAAGCCACGGACCCAACTCCTCCTCTGGGAGTGTTCATCGGAGCCACGGCGCTCCAGCAGTCACTTTCGATGTCGTAGCGCTCGACATCGTTGAAGCAGGAGTTATCATCCAGACCTCCGATAGCGTAGATAGGACCACCGAGAGCTGCCAGGGCTATACCCCTCCTGGGAATCACAAATAACCTTCCTTAAAGCACTATTTCTGCTATTTACCCAAGTTAAAGTACAGTAAatacatattgtaaaaaaaaagatacagtcCCATTCACATTCAGCATATTGTAGTGTCTTTGTACCTTTTAGTGTTCATGGAGGCTTTCATCATCCACTTGTTGGTGAGGGGGTCAAACATCTCCATGTTGCCCAAGTGTTCGTTACCATCATGGCCGCCAACAGCATAAACCTTGCCTAAGGAAACCAACATCAGGTATGAATGTGAGTCTTTATGATCATGTGACCTGACCAGGAGATATTCTCCAAAATAAGAGAACTATATTTGTAGAAAACGTATATAATATAAACTGAGATGCCAGTTAATGAAAACACTAGAAACACTTGTATAATAAGCGGCAGCatcacaaactgcagcctccgAACTTATCATAAAGTTGGatcaacacctctctaaaacagtttaaaaagacTGAAGACtataaccttcatgaaggtagTAGTTATTGACGGTTATATTAGACTGAATAAGTTTCAGCTAGGTGGACAAATAAATTGGCAACTGAGTACATAGGTCATAATGTTTCCCTGTACTCTATTCCActtcttttccttttatgtAGCTCAGTTATATATACCAGCCACCCCTCTTACCTCCTACAGATATGACCCCGACATGACGCCGTCTGCTGTTCATTTCAGGACCAAAGAACCAACTGTTCTTAGTGATGGAGTAACACTCGATGCTGCGAAACGGGTCACCAGAACCCCCCCGGCCACCCACACAGAACAAAACCCCTGAGGGAATGGTCGGAAAAGAACAAAACGTTGGCTCAGTGAGAgaacacacatcacacagaaCCTCGTAATAAACGCGTTTTAAAAAGATGGAGAAATATACAAAGCAAATATGATAACCGTCCTATAGATGAGaagttaatattttataaatctgATTATGTTATAAGCCTGTAGCTGTTACAAGACATTAACAATAAGAAAGGCATTTGGTTTCATGCgtgtatctgtgtttttcttggtTGCTATAAAAAAGGTGCTGAAAGTCACTACAAATGCCATAAAATCAGTAGTTACATGTTCAAAGCAATACACCACCATATAAGTACTACCTGCAGTGTGTTTCCGGGGTATGGTACGAACTGAATACTCAAAGTCCAGCACCACCTTGTTGCTGAGGTGCAGGTGGTAGTTCCTGGCTTCATCCATCAGGTCGCGACAACTCAGGTTTCCTTTAATCATCTCGTCCGCCGCCACTGTTCCAGTCAGGAACTCTACAGGGAGGAGTGGGAGGCGCACCTGAAGGAGAGACCGGCGAGCACATTGTATTGTGGTTGTTAAAGTGATTACATAAAGCTTTGAACACATACGTAACACGAAttccacacacactgatgaaacTAAACCTTCAGCAAACCAGTAAAGTAGGTCAGAAAGTCTAGAGGTACttccaaacaaaacacttttgaaTTCAGGAAGATGCAACATTACTTTAAGCTCAACCAAACCCCACACTGCGATACCTTTAAGCTATGAACTCTCTAACCTGAGACATGATCTGGTCCAGCCAGGCCTCGTGGTGCTGTGGGTTTGACTTCAGCCATTTCACTGCCGCATTGTACACCTGCGTCTCTGAATGGATGTTGAGCTCGCTGGACGACAACAACGTGCGCAAGTGCTGGGGCGACACGCAGGTAAAGTCCTCGCACTCCACCACCTCGGTGAAGTGTTCGCAGGCGTAGCGGTCAGCCATGTCCATCAGGTCCACACGATTGTGGCTCTCGGCGAAGGTGCGTACTGCCAGGCAGTTGGTGGGGTGAAAGTGGGCCTTCATGTACTCACAACAGGCCCTCGCTACCAACTCCACCTAAGAGATTTAAAGCAGTAATAAAGTTAATATTAACTAATTTTACAGATGATCTATTACATAGTAGAATTATGTTCTTTGCACAAATTGCAATAACATTTTCGAATTACTAAAAAAGGATTTCAGCATTATAATGCTTAACTTTTCTTCAAAAATGCAGAACCCCTTAgttcatgtaaaataataaacatttctttacCTGAAGGATGCAGGCAGCATAAAGCAGAGGCTGGACATTGTCCACGGTTAATGTGAGCTTGGAGGAGTAGGCAAAATGCACCAGGTCCTGGATGGCATCACCATCAAAGTCCTTGATCTCTATCAGTTCCTGCTTAGCCTCGGACATCTCTGAGAGGAACATGGCCCTGAGGAAGAAATAGCAACATAGACAACAACAAagtgaaatactttgttaggtGTGACCAAAGTGTGTAAACATATAAAAGAACATGCAGCAGCAACTGTCAGGTACAATTGAGGGCCATTTGCAAACCTCTGATAAAAGTCTGTGGCTCGATTAGCATATGTATTTTAAGAAATGAGGACATGTGTTGCACTTCACCTGATGACAATCCATTAGGGCTgtcacaaacattacattttagttGAGAATAATTTAAAGgatattgtctttgtttttattattttatactacTATTATTAGTCTTCTTTTTTGGGAAACTAACAAACTGACAAAGTGGCTTGGACTGATCCACACAACACTATTACAGCCAGTGAGCAACAGGGGCGTTCATGCTCATGTACAGGACAGCGGAGAGGCCATGGACATATAAACAGGAAGGCAGAGGGAGCAAGAGGAATAGCAAATCTGGAGGGGAGGTATTTGTTTGGGTGATGAGTTCAGATATCAGTAATCTTTCTCCAGAATCGCTGACTTGAATCATTGTGCAGATTGCACGTCAcccagttaaaaaaataaaacataaagattGAACATACCTGAAGTAAGGGATAACACAAGCCAGCACTAGCTTGTGGCATGGTATCAACCTACTGCCAACctacagaaagaaacaaaatacatgtttaaaaaacaggaaacaaggcACACCTGTGTacagcattaataataaaaacgtATTAATATCCACAGTATGACTGTTCAGACAAATTACTGTGATTAGAGCAGCTATTTAGGgataaaaaagttaaacaaaaaaacaaactcaactAAAATTTTGAATGATTAGGCTCACatctataaaaaatgtatttgtgaaatCACAACCTTTAACTTgatgttaataaaaacataaacaacgaTCAGCTGAAATATAAGTAGAAGACAAACAAATCTCGCTCTTTACTTCAGTCCGGATGGAGTGAACTACCTTCAGCGTGACGTCACAGAGCTCTCCTACTTCATAGAAATGTCTGAGGGAGTTATGGAAGTCCTTCCAAGCCTCATGAGCCTCAAAGATAAAGGACCCGTCGGGCTCACAATCCGCTTTCGATGTCTTGTTAACGGGCCGCTTGTCCTTGGGCTTCAGCTGCTTGGCATGCTCTTGCACCACATCCCCCGGTGCCATAGCTGGCTACAGGTAAGAACACCTAGAAGAGAGATCGAGTTTGACAGAATGAATCACTTAACCAGAAGTCATTAATCAGTAGAATTGAGAggacagaatcagcaacaactGTATTAGCAAATTCATCATTTCAgtctttttatatatgtaaatgaCAGCATTCCCTTGTTCTAGCACCTCAGCTGTAAAGATTTTgcttattttctcaattttgtATCGTTGTTAATTTGATATTgatgggttttggactgttgggacacagaaacaagacatttgaagacgtctTAAATTTTGGGAACTTGTGATTGGAATAATCACAGTCTAAAAAAACCCtcaggaattaaaaaaagacttattcATAATAATCAAATGCAATTGTATATATTGACCGTgactaaaaaaactaaataaaa from Anoplopoma fimbria isolate UVic2021 breed Golden Eagle Sablefish chromosome 14, Afim_UVic_2022, whole genome shotgun sequence encodes the following:
- the klhl8 gene encoding kelch-like protein 8 isoform X1 — encoded protein: MAPGDVVQEHAKQLKPKDKRPVNKTSKADCEPDGSFIFEAHEAWKDFHNSLRHFYEVGELCDVTLKVVHSIRTEVGSRLIPCHKLVLACVIPYFRAMFLSEMSEAKQELIEIKDFDGDAIQDLVHFAYSSKLTLTVDNVQPLLYAACILQVELVARACCEYMKAHFHPTNCLAVRTFAESHNRVDLMDMADRYACEHFTEVVECEDFTCVSPQHLRTLLSSSELNIHSETQVYNAAVKWLKSNPQHHEAWLDQIMSQVRLPLLPVEFLTGTVAADEMIKGNLSCRDLMDEARNYHLHLSNKVVLDFEYSVRTIPRKHTAGVLFCVGGRGGSGDPFRSIECYSITKNSWFFGPEMNSRRRHVGVISVGGKVYAVGGHDGNEHLGNMEMFDPLTNKWMMKASMNTKRRGIALAALGGPIYAIGGLDDNSCFNDVERYDIESDCWSAVAPMNTPRGGVGSVALGSFVYAVGGNDGVASLSSVERFNPHLNKWTEVSEMGQRRAGNGVSKLNGCLYVVGGFDDNSPLSSVERFDPRMHRWEYVSELTTPRGGVGVATVMGRVFAVGGHNGNIYLNTVEAFEPRMNRWELVGSVSHCRAGAGVAVCSSHVSQIRDVGQGSSNVANCM
- the klhl8 gene encoding kelch-like protein 8 isoform X2 — protein: MAPGDVVQEHAKQLKPKDKRPVNKTSKADCEPDGSFIFEAHEAWKDFHNSLRHFYEVGELCDVTLKVGSRLIPCHKLVLACVIPYFRAMFLSEMSEAKQELIEIKDFDGDAIQDLVHFAYSSKLTLTVDNVQPLLYAACILQVELVARACCEYMKAHFHPTNCLAVRTFAESHNRVDLMDMADRYACEHFTEVVECEDFTCVSPQHLRTLLSSSELNIHSETQVYNAAVKWLKSNPQHHEAWLDQIMSQVRLPLLPVEFLTGTVAADEMIKGNLSCRDLMDEARNYHLHLSNKVVLDFEYSVRTIPRKHTAGVLFCVGGRGGSGDPFRSIECYSITKNSWFFGPEMNSRRRHVGVISVGGKVYAVGGHDGNEHLGNMEMFDPLTNKWMMKASMNTKRRGIALAALGGPIYAIGGLDDNSCFNDVERYDIESDCWSAVAPMNTPRGGVGSVALGSFVYAVGGNDGVASLSSVERFNPHLNKWTEVSEMGQRRAGNGVSKLNGCLYVVGGFDDNSPLSSVERFDPRMHRWEYVSELTTPRGGVGVATVMGRVFAVGGHNGNIYLNTVEAFEPRMNRWELVGSVSHCRAGAGVAVCSSHVSQIRDVGQGSSNVANCM